The region TATGGTTCTCGAAAGGTACGTATATCCAACAATTGTATCACGTTAGTGTGGAAATATAACGGACGCGAGTAAAGGACGGTAAATGCGGCCGCGAAAAATGTCACGTAagtaatgtaataaatatatattattacaattaatttttgtttctcactATATTTTTCTGGCATCTCTGCCGCGTCATTACATCATACAATACGATAATCTTGATCTTTCGGTTTCCACTTGTACTCGAAACTTTTATTATCATCACACCGAAAAATAGATAAGGCATATataactaataaaaaaatagaccGATAATTTAGACATTTTCCAGTTACCTAGCCTTTTCAAATCTCGAACGAGATCATTgatcgcaaaattttgttcctGGTATTATTTTGCAAATACTGTGTGACTGCAgcctacaaaaaaaaaaaaactcttgtTCGTCATCAATTCTTAAACACGTACCCAATTCGCTATTATAATTGCTGTAaaatctatattatatatcctTGAACACGTTTAGTAACTACACATATAATTTATCGATTACCTAGATATTTACACgcacacacaaaaaaaaacaacatgaATCTCATATATTCGTACCCTTAGGCTTATTTTATAACTGATCATCTCAGCGATAAAGTGCAAGGGAAATTAATTATGTAACAGATTAATAGATGCAGAGAATCCATCACGCCTCCGTCGGAAGCgttacctatacatatacctattcAGTTTTTTATGCGCCATCCGTCCATCCAATTTTTTGCACAATGTTGTCCTTCCGCACCGTGGAACACGCGTCATTATAAAACTTGACTGCAGGTAGACAAGTGCAATCTATAAATCGAATAAACCATCAAACCCATGCAGTTAATTTGCAATCTAGGTACGGAGAACACGTAACGTACAGAGTGGAAAGTAACCATTGCGaagtagaaaatgaaatatcggTTTTCGATAATGGAAATCATCCCCCCTCAACCGTCCACCCACCtacacacacgtacacacaCCCGCCCACGAGACGAAAGCATCGCATGGTTCACGCACGAATGCAATTGCATCATCGGCGTATCggaggtatatatatatcgttgAAATTACTCCAAACTGTCTATAGCCGTGTCGTCGAGGGTGTGGAGCCAGTTGAATATCATCATGTTCCTCTCGTACTTGGACAACTGTTTGCCGCGTTCCCTCTCCACGTCGCTTACGGTCAACGGGAGGTTTTTCCCCTTCCGAGAGGTTGCGAGCACCGAACCGGAAGTCAGCGAAGTACCCGGAACCGACAGCGTCGCTCCTGGACTCGACTGCGCCGCCGATGCCGCCGCCTCCAATCTGTCCAGATTGAACTCACTCTGCGAAAGGCGTTCCATCGCTCTGTACGTCGTCAGCAACCTGTCGATCATGATCGTTCGAATATGTCATTAACCAAGGTCTACACTGGATTAACGTATTCAAAGGGTTTTCACGCCGCTAGAAAAAATGCGAATATGCACACTGTATGGAGTTGTCGGTATGACTACCCGATGTTTGATATCctacattgagaaaaatttttagttttggtcaccgctcagtcctcgactattttcatttttttaccacaatcgaaaaacatagttccaggtacaaaataaaaattagttttctagctgttaccacAAAGTccggtatccgttactattctttctcattacgatcactgttactgtatttttttgtgactgttgcgaaaattgaatgcttgtgcaagaatgaattgacgttaaagccttgtttaactaagcAAGTAGAGTagaccgaacaaactgattttgcgttgcaattagcaaaaaaggatcgacgatagcgcaaaatggttacgcgtacctcggtTTTCGTAataccaacaatattcaaacagtttttctttAACGATACCcgatttactgaatttttctagttactgtaacgaatgaaatttttctcagtgtaacaGAGATCCAGACTGgcaaatttttgtcaattttaacACTACCATTTTTCACAGTATCCAGTGGTTCCACGGGGCTGTACAAGGCCGGCTATCAAAGATGGTCAACCACTCGAGAGCGAGTCAAGTGACGCGGAATGTACCTGATCAAGAAGTGAAGTTGCACCCTCTGCGCCACTTTCAACGTCAAGAATGCGGCGCGTTACGATTCGACTAACCTTCGACGAATGTAATTCTGGCGGACCTTCTTGTTGACGGACCTGACGAGGTCGGCAGCCGTGAACGGCATGGAGTTCGTATGGTGATTCGGGGCGGGTGGCGCCGGCTGGACGGTCCCACCGTGAGGACTTGGCAGCTGAGACGTGGTCCCAACGTCGCCGACGGCGACCCAAGTGCTGCAGGACCTCGAAGCGTGGTCGAGCCTCGCCTGCTCGAGGAGAAGCCCGTCCCTGTGAGCGGTGTCCAAGGCGAGGGCGGAGACGGCGGAACGAAGCTTTCGCGAGCATCCCGCGTCCGGACTCGGCAACTGGAAGACGTCACTGGTGCTGAAGCTCTTCTGTAACCCAAGTGCCGAGGAGAGTGCTCCGCAGCTTCGGATCAGCTCCGTTTCTTCCTCGAACCAGAGGATTTCCGGTATGTCGGCCTGCCTGCAACGTGGAAACGGAGGGTGAGTCGGAGTTGTGGTTTTCTTACGTTATTTGCAGAGAAAGTTTGCGTGCGTCGAATGTAatgcgaatgaaatttattacggGGACAAATTGATTCCGTGGGAGTGTTTCTATGCTGTAGATCGTGTTTTGGGGACCCTAATTTAGATATCCGAGCCCAATACACCGCCGGCTAATTTATACTTAACCCCGCGATCATTGGCGGCAAACGGGACGCGGATATATTACAGGGGTAAGTTATACGTGTACTCACTTTGTCGCGTGTTATTGGGTCGTGAACGGTGAAATAAAGCGGGATAATTTATCGTCCGTTCGCCGTGAAACGCTTTTGTCACGTAAACCGATAGGACGGGAGGTGTGAGAACGTTGGATCACAGggtacgtatacatatgcCTTGTTTGGAATGATgtaaaaagtaattaattgaaaagcCGGCGAGGTCTGAGTTTTGTTGAACGCGACTTGGCACAGCGGCTGCAAATCagatcgaaaattataaatttttaccccGAAATAAAACCTGAATTTCTCCCGATTAATTATCCATCTAATTAATGCCATTGTCGCAGgctgatttgaatttcatatttatttacagcGACGTATTTGTTCAGAGTAGCTCTTCTCTCCTACCTATGCATACGGGTATAACAACCATCCAATATTGCCGGTAACGTATGTTTATACTTGTTATATGTACTTCGGATCGCGTGATATATCGACAGCCTGGCTGGTCGATGCTCGAAGAAAGTCTTACGTAATATTCGCGTTCGTTTGCCAATTACACGTTCTCTTTTCGACCGgttaaaatattattgcaCTATACGGTATTCTTAAATTGGATGTCgttatacaggtatacatatCTGAAAGCGCTtctacctctctctctctctctctctcgctctctacACGTGCACATATAACGTATGCATAATTCGCACACACATACGTGTAATACATACATTAGTTTATAAAGAATCCCGGTGAGTAACGTGTGGACACACAACACGTATCTGTCCTTCTACGAGTATTAAAAATCGTATATAAAACAACGTGAGATTGGTTATCGGATGCCATCTATTCGTCCAACCGTCGCATACGGACGTATGTAACACTGTTAATAATTTCTGTATGTTACTCCCTACACTGTACTGAAAGTTTTATTCTGATACGGAACAGTGAATTCGCCGTAAATTTACTGTATATTCAATTTGCAAAGACAATCAATGTACTTCACGATTTAGTGAattcgaattaattttttgtctttttcctATAAATTTTAGTAGTAATTTACGTCGCTGCaccgaatttgtaaatttgcaacttgaTATCGTAAACTGACAACTCTTTTCtgcagtaaaaaaattgtagtaaATTTGCAATCATTTATAACAGTGTAACGAGTAGCGGAAAGACATTAATTACTAACAATCGTCGGAGAAATAAATCACAAAAAACAGAGTAGGTGTAAGGGAATGAAACTCGTGGTTACGAAAATTAAATCCTAAACATCTCGTTCCTTCGTCGTCTTTGTAGATCATCGGTCGACGCGTGCGtgcttttttaattacatGACACTCGTCAACATCGACTAACAACTCCACACGCGCCGaaatgcaagaaaatataataaacattCGAGTTCAGCGGTGTTGACGACAAGcgaataacgaaataaaaatttgcaactttcGCCGATATATCACATCCTTCGAGGACCCCCCGCGAATCTCACCTGTTGGCTTGGATCTGGCGATTATCGGGATTGGGCGACGGGCCTCTGCTGGCCAGGTGAGCGTCGCTGTACGATTTGAAAGGTGCGAGCCGATTGCCACGGGCCTCGCTGGCCGACGAAGAGACGCTGAATAGCGAAATATCCGTCGTTACGCTCTCGTGGCTCGGGGATCGCAGCATCCTGCAGGCTACCTGGAGGACCGGCGTCTGCAGGACGATGCTGGCTGCCGGGTTGTTGCCCGGAGTTGGCGCAGGCGACGCTGGCTTGGCTTCCGCCTCGGACATTCGGATTCGCTTTAATTACAAACTTATTtgccaaataattattcgcTCCGCCTCCTGACTTTGTCGGCTGCCCAGTTATTCCttatttctttctcgttacccTCGATATTTTATCAGCACGGTTAAGAGCACgatgatgattttttcttagcgatattcttgttcatttggaaattttttcaatacaggATAAAACTACGGTGTTTTTTCCTCTTCGATTGTCACTCAAGCGCTCATTACGCcttttatattcatttcgattttttctctctttaaaCACCTTGACACGtttgtttttataatatcCGGTACCGGTTTCTCAAAGAAGAAGCGCTCAATTCTTGATATTATTTGTGCATCATTACACCCACTTCTCAGACCTTTTTTTCCATACCTCTTTAATCCCGTCAGCTGTTTCTTACGGATCGTCGATATACCGCTATTTATAAGTACCGATTCGTCGgtctctttttttgtttcatgcGACCCGCGATCATTAACGTTACCGACGATGAGTTCACTCAACGACCTGATATGTAATTCAAGGGTTAATATCTTATATAATACAAGGTATCTCGAAATGTCACCGACTTATTCTACAACTTTTCGCGTACCGCAGGTATTATTCCTCGTCAAAATCCTTGCCCCATTGAATCAACAACAAATCCTTGGCGTCTTTCCACCCcggtatttttaaaacttcgcCCCGACAACTCGCCTTAGCGAAAAGCCGGAATCACGGGATCGGCTTATTTTTCCACTCGATTACGGCGTACAATGTCGAAAAACAAGCTGCACATTGactatttttcaatactcTGAGCACTTTGCTCCCTGCAGAAAACCGGGAACAAGTCCCTTTACTTTCTTCCTTACTTTTCTCGTTACcgttgttattgtttttacttattttttctcagCTGTTACTATCGCGGCACACCGACAGGCAATGACACACCGCCTAGACTATCGCTACCGGggttcacacacacacacacacatctcTCATGATACCGCTCCCGGTGAATGGTGGTGAATATCACGGGAAATTCGTTCGCCTTCGTAAAGTCTCGTCGGGTTCCGCTCTGCGGACGCGTGTTTACTGCACAGGCGTCAATCGATATCTCCTAGAGCGCCGTCGTCGCCGAGTTCTCTTCCTGAACCAGCTGTAACATCCCGCAAAGCCAACAATTACATCCAGACTCCGGGCTACTCGATATAATTTCTTCACGAGATGATCATCCGATCGAATACGATCGAAATCACCGCGGTTATACGTTCGATTGTCTTCGCTGACACGAGAAGagacacaaaatttttcataactaATCAAGTGGCAAATTATTAGCAGAAAATcaattacagaattttttttttccattaattattttcatgatttgTATAGTTATTCGAATAATTCAGACGTTTTATTGAAATCCGCGATTCTTCATCTCTAGCGAGAAGACCATCCCACCTGGCGGCGAGGCGTGGAACCATTCCGTTGAAAATCGTGATCCGCCACTATAATTGTATCAATTTTGTTCAGTATATATGTACGGATTTTATGAATTCCAATGTGGTTTACAGACGGTAGACGAATCGAATATCGACGTAACTGTGACTCGTGACGATGAACGGATGTGCTTGCGTATAACGtcgtacaataaaaaaaaatcgcgaaacgTTCTACAGGCAACAAAATCGCGGTTGTTTTACTCTATTGAATCAGAATAGTGAGTCAATCTCCTTAATCCAAGAGGCGAAGGTTCTAGGCAGCGGGTTAACAATGGAATCGAATAGGCGGAGTAATCACCGTTAGCGTAATTTGTTTTACTATTCGATTTGATGGCGTAGCTTATAACAGGAGGAACTCCTAATAGGTCAAGgataattttgaaagcgaGAGTCGGAGCCGCGGTGAACGAactaaaataaattcttcataCGACATTCAAAGATCGAATACCCGCACACGTAGAGCTGCCATTTGGCCGATTCCTTTCTCGcggttcattttttatccaacCGATTTCGCAATCTGCACGATCGTAGAAAATTCTCGACCgtccgaaattttttaaacagttttgCCCGCCCAAGAAAATTTACCTTCCCGCAGGACGAAGCGTCTCATCGTCTTTTCTATCCAATTTTTCGCTTCGGCTGATCATTTCCCGCAGCTGAAAACGCAAGCGGGTTCCCTGCTCGCGGATCATGACCGGGACGATTGCAAAAGTCAGTCGATGTGACGCGAAACGAGGGAAACTTTAAATTCCACGCCTCGGGCTGAACCGGCGCATCGTGGCGCAGCGTCCCGGATCTTTTGGAGATATCCACATACGTAAAGCTGCCGTGCAGGTCGACGGAGAACGGCGAAGCTACACCACAGCCCTAGGGGGAGAAGTGCGCCGAACTGGAAACTGGGACACGTCGGCATGCTGCAGCGCTTCGGTGTCGGAGCAGGAATGAGCGCCGAACCGTTTACCGAGTGCTAAACGATCGCTCTGCAGATTTCCGATAAGACACGTATTCGTCGGAAGCGAAGAGCTGCGACCTCGCGAAAAAGTCATCGAGCATCTCGAGTAGGGGTGAAAATGTAGGAGGATCGGAAAATTGACTTCTTTCAGGGTATCGAATATCGAatgtaaaagttgaaaatttggaaattttaaatacagaTTAGCTGAGATGTAGAAAGGtcaatatttttcctttttatgtGTACTCCATTTtctgtattttgaattttatgaaataaatctttctaaccttttcacattttatccTCACTCGAGAACCCTTGCAAGATTtaacattatttatttgatttaattgaatgtgtatatttttttctctctcttttctttgaCTTTATAAATACATCACGGCAATTCGTTGCGATTGAAATAGAAGTTATCGGTCAGATTAAAGTCCGTATGTTGTGAgacaagtttttaatttttttctttctcaattatagatttctttcagtttttccCAATGTTCCTCGAACATTGTTTCACCTTGTACGTTTCAACGGTAATTGTATATTTCACAAATCCGATCGACTTTGAGTTGCGTAACCGCGAGATCCAGCTAGTGACATCAGAAATCCATTTAATCAAGCAGAGTCGTTTGGTTACCATTATAATATTCTCCTCTGTAGCGTATTATACCTAACGTTTGTTAACAATAAGCTCGGCAATAAGGACAAAACCGTGGTAATATCGAATGTATCGTAGACGTCATACCGAAGGATCGGTGAAATGGATTCATTGCCGTGGTACCCAATTGTTATCATTCGTGTTCAATGGTGCGTGTAGAATCAATGCTGCCGAATCCCGATGAATGCAAAAACCCCAGCAAGAAAACGGTCATGTCATTTTCATTGCTATTTGATAATTTCTCGCTACTCATCTCGTACAACTTAACTGTCAACTCAAATGACGAAATATTGACTCTTATATAAGTTACCTattgttttgaatttcatttaagCGAGTCAAGCGTTTccaaataattgataaaagcCCTCCAATTGTCtcgaaaatacatacaaaatcGAATAGCTTCACAAACAATTTTCCAAACCTTATATCAAATACTGTACtttgtgataaaataattgattgacgCAGGTTCCGCAAGGTGCGTAATAAAGCGTTAAAAGATggagataaataattttttttccatataacCAAACGCGTCTGGTGTTGCAATTATTTGCacgaaaaaatcgttttcgaTAATTTCATACACACTTTGAAATGTGATTAAAAACAAAGCTCGGATTGAAAACTATAATCGCGAACCTTTCTTTCCCCCCAGAAAAACAacttcttttcatttcattttgcattgaatgtatagaaaaaatgaaaaaatagaacaaaatgaaaacttctGAACTGTAAAACGTAATAAGTATGCAATTTTACCCCCCTCTAAATGTATGTACGCACTTTACACTAACTGCCGGACGTGTGCCACGAATTATTTTGTCCAAAGcggcgtaaaaattttctgcgaTTTCTGGCAGTTGGCAGCATACGGGTACGCTATAGGTGTTCATATTTACGAGCGATATATACACGAGATTAAACGTGTGCGTGATAGGTGGGTGGTTCATAGAACGCGTGCGTGTTTGGTGGCTGCTGGGCTTTGAAGACCGCGTAAGCGCGGTGAGAAatggagagagagggagagagagagagagaggtttatatatataaatacacataggtatatacgtgtatacttGAATTCACCCACACATTCCCGCATCCGTATAGAGAGGAGAGGATCTCCCAGTGTAGTTTGTGGTGAGCTTAGTTTAGTTAGTGACGGTGTCTCTCATGAGGCGGACCTGCAACGGGGACTAGAAACGGTCGTCGTTTAGTGTAAAAAtctttggttaaaaaataccataacgaaagaaaaaagaaataaatgaataaataatataaaaacaaaaataagaaaaataaaccgaCC is a window of Neodiprion fabricii isolate iyNeoFabr1 chromosome 6, iyNeoFabr1.1, whole genome shotgun sequence DNA encoding:
- the LOC124185366 gene encoding uncharacterized protein LOC124185366, with the translated sequence MSEAEAKPASPAPTPGNNPAASIVLQTPVLQVACRMLRSPSHESVTTDISLFSVSSSASEARGNRLAPFKSYSDAHLASRGPSPNPDNRQIQANRQADIPEILWFEEETELIRSCGALSSALGLQKSFSTSDVFQLPSPDAGCSRKLRSAVSALALDTAHRDGLLLEQARLDHASRSCSTWVAVGDVGTTSQLPSPHGGTVQPAPPAPNHHTNSMPFTAADLVRSVNKKVRQNYIRRRLLTTYRAMERLSQSEFNLDRLEAAASAAQSSPGATLSVPGTSLTSGSVLATSRKGKNLPLTVSDVERERGKQLSKYERNMMIFNWLHTLDDTAIDSLE